The Flavobacterium sp. K5-23 genome segment TGAACAAGTATAAGTTTTTGATTACTCTGATTCATGAAATTTCACATTTGGTGGCATTTGAAAAATTTGGTAGAAACATCAAACCGCACGGGAATGAGTGGAAATTTTCCTTTCAACAACTGATGGTTCCATACATTCGACCAGAAATTTTCCCCAATCATTTGTTGCCATTGCTGGCAAGACATTTCAGGAACCCCACGGCGAGCAGTGATACTGATGCCACTTTGTCTTTGGCGTTGAAACAGTTTGACAAACAAAACGATAAAAACTACATATTTGAAATCCCTTACGGCAGCGTTTTCAGGATTCAAAACGGAAAAATTTTCAAGAAAGTGGCCATAAGAACCAAGCGTTTTGAATGCCTGGAAGTAAACTCCGGTAAGACTTATCTTTTCAATCCAAATGCCGAGGTGGAATTGTTGCCGAATTAATTGTTGGCACTATTTACTCTTTCAAATACGCTTCTCTTACTTTCTTGAATAAATTAGAGGAATAAACAAAGGCTACAACGGCTTCGTTGTCCGTTCTAAAGATTTCTTCTTTGGTTCCTTCCCAGGCTTTCAATCCGTTTTTCAGGAATAAAATTCTTTCCCCAATTTCCATAACCGAGTTCATATCGTGCGTGTTGATTACTGTGGTAATGTTGTACTCTTCGGTGATTTCTTTGATCAAATTATCAATCAATATTGCTGTATTTGGGTCTAATCCTGAATTTGGTTCGTCACAAAAAAGATATTTTGGGTTGTTCACGATGGCACGGGCAATAGCAACCCTTTTTTGCATTCCTCCGGATATCTCCGAAGGCAGTTTTTTATGCGCGTCGATGAGGTTTACTCTTTTTAAAACAAAATCTACGCGTTCCTCGATTTTTGCTTTGTCATCTTTGGTGAACATTTTCAAAGGAAAAGCCACGTTTTCAGCCACGGTCATCGAGTCAAATAATGCACTTCCTTGAAATACCATTCCTATTTCGGTTCTTAATTCCCTTTTTTCATCCGCTTCCAGTTCAGAGTATACTCTGCCGTCAAAACAAATTTTACCGGATTCAGGAGTGTGTATTCCCAAAAGGCTTTTTAGCATTACCGTTTTTCCGGATCCACTTTGCCCGATAATTAAATTCGTTTTTCCGGTTTCAAAAATGGTCGAAATTCCTTTAAGAACTTTACTGTCACCAAATGATTTCTCTATGTCTTTTACTTCTATCATGATCCCAGTAACAATTGCGTTAGTATATAATTGAAAAGTATTATCGATACCGATGTCCAAACAAAGGAAACCGTACTTGCTTTACCCACTTCCAGAGCGCCACCTTTCATGTAATAGCCGTGAAAAGCAGGAATTGTTGCCAGTAGCATTGCGAAGATTAAAGTCTTCATAAAAGCATAAACAATATGAAACGGAACAAAATCAATCTGGGCTCCATTAATAAATTCAGCGCTGGTGGTAAATCCACCGTAAACACCAGCCATCCAGCCGCCAAATACCCCAAGAAACATACTGATGCCTATTACAAAAGGGTACAGTAGCAATGCGATGATTTTTGGAAAAACAAGGTAGTTTAAGGAATTAACTCCCATTACTTCCAGGGCGTCAATTTGTTCCGTAACACGCATAGTTCCTATACTTGAGGTGATGAATGATCCCATTTTTCCCGCCATAATCACGGAGATAAATGTTGGGGCAAATTCCAGAATTACCGACTGTCGTGTAGCAAACCCAATAAGGTATTTTGGAATCAATGGATTGGTCAGGTTTAATGCCGTTTGAATGGCAACCACTCCACCTACAAAGAAAGAGATGAACGCCACAATACCAAGTGAATCAATAATTAAATCGTCTATTTCCTTGAAAATAAGTTTTTTCATCACAGACCATTTCGTCTGTTTGTTGAAAATTTCTTTTAGCATCAGGAAGTATCTTCCTATCTGCGTTATATATCGAATGAGCATCATAGTTTTTGAATATGGGCTAAATTACAAAAATAGTTAGGAGTAATGAATTATAGGTTATTAGTTTTTCAAATAACAATAGAGCTGATTATTTAAAAAGCTTTTCTTTCATCTTCTTTAATCGGTAAGTACGAATGAATTTTGCTTGTTCTGATGTTACCAATAATGGTGTTTTAGCAGTTTTGGCTTTCCAGAAACCTTTGATGTAATCAATAAAGAGTAAAGGTCTTTTTTTCATCATCGCCAATTTTGCCGAGGCAATTGCGGTAATAAAAAAACCATAACCCAAGGTGTAAAAAGCTTCCCCTTGTTTGTAACGTGCCGTTTTGTTATAGTTAGCTCCTGTAGGTTTTAAATGCTTAACGTGTAAACTAGCATCAGTGATTACTTTCCAATTGTAGAATTTGCAAAGCAATTCATCCACCGTGTCCCAACCCATTTGTGCTTTTAAGCCACCTATTTGTTTGAAAGTTGCTTTACGATAGGCTTTTAACGCACCGCGAATGTGATCTTTATCAGTTAGATTTTCCAGAACCCATTCTCCTTTTTTTTCGATATAACAAAATCCGCCAACCATACCAATAGTTGAATCTGATTTGAAATGGTTGATAATTGTTTCAAAATAATTAGTTGGAAAAATTAAATCGGCATCCGCTTTCATCATAATGTCATACTGGTCATCAAGTGATTCTAATCCAGTGTTAAATGCTTGAATGACTTTGCTTCCCGGTAAATGGATAGCGCTTGATTTTTTGTTTACCAATGTGATAAAAGGATATTCTTTGGCGTAAGCCAAAACAATCTCTTCCGTTTTGTCGGTTGAATTATCATTGACAATAACCACTTTTTTTGGCAAAAGTGTTTGCGAAATCAACGACTCTAATGTTAAGGTGATAAAAGCTTCTTCGTTGTGTGCTGGAATAACGATATAGTAGTCCATATGCTATATTTATAATGTTAAAATTCCAAATCCCAAAAAGTAATGGAATTTGGAATTTGTGTTTTGTTTTTTTATTTCGCTCTTTCAGCGTAAACAATATAGTATCTAGGTGTAATAAGTCTTAAAAAAGGACGAAAACCTATTTTCTTGACTGGATGAGTGAATTTTACTTTATCAATAATTTTCCAACCTGTTTTTTCTAACAGCCAGTCCAGTTGCCAATCCTCAAATTCGTGGTAATGTCTGTCCCACATATCTGTTTTGCTTCTGTAGGCAGGTGAAAACCACAGGCGCAACGGAATCGAAATTAAAAGCTTGTCTGATTTAATTTCGCTTAAAATAGTATATGGATTCAATAAATGCTCGAAAATTTCAAATGCTGTAACTACATCTTGTTTCTCTTTGGAAAAAACCGATTGGTCAAGGTCTAAATCTTCACCTGTGGTATTCTTTACGGAATAACCGTCAGCTTTCATTATTTTGGAAAAAGGATTTTCTACTCCTAAATCTAAAATAGTTTCAGATGTTGAGATGTGTTTGTTTAAAAATTCTAAAGTATGTTTGAATCTTTTATTGGGAAACGTTTTTTCGTACATAGTATTGCGAGGAACGAAGCAATCTCTCGTTCATATATTTAATTAGCAAGGCAAATATACAAAGATAAATTATTGTTTTTGCCGTTTTTTAGTCCAAGCCTAAAACTTGTGGGGAAATGAAAAATCCACACTTAAAACGAGGTTTTTTAGTGTGGATTTAAGGAATTTTCTATACCTGATTCTCATCGGGCAAGAATTATTTAATATCGATATACAAACGCATTGACATTCATACCTGCTCCTACAGAAGCAAATATTAAAACATCTCCTTTGTTTAATTCTTGATCTTTTATTTGCCCTCTTACCATAAGGTCAAAAAGGGTTGGAACCGTTGCAACACTACTATTACCCAGTTCATGGATACTCATAGGCATAATTCCTACTGGAGGTGTTTTTCCGTATTGTTTGTAAAAACGGTGTATTATAGCCTCGTCCATCTTTTCATTTGCTTGATGAATAAGTATTTTTTTAACATCATCAATTTCGATTCCGCTTTTTTCTAAACAGCTTTTCATTGCAGCGGGAACAGTGTTTAACGCAAATTCGTATATTTTGCGCCCGTGCATTTTAATGTATCTGGTGTCAGGATCTAAGTCGGGGTTGTATGATTTTCCAAAAAACAAATAATTGGCTTCATCCATGGCATAAGTGGCACTTTCGTAAGAAAGCATTCCAGTTTCATTATCTGAGGCTTCAACAATAGAAGCACCGGCACCATCCGAATATATCATAG includes the following:
- a CDS encoding SprT-like domain-containing protein; translated protein: MSETLARYIPEHAVKPVFELIVVHRVHLKIVNERLTRHGDYRKGLNGKHEITVNSSLNKYKFLITLIHEISHLVAFEKFGRNIKPHGNEWKFSFQQLMVPYIRPEIFPNHLLPLLARHFRNPTASSDTDATLSLALKQFDKQNDKNYIFEIPYGSVFRIQNGKIFKKVAIRTKRFECLEVNSGKTYLFNPNAEVELLPN
- a CDS encoding ABC transporter ATP-binding protein is translated as MIEVKDIEKSFGDSKVLKGISTIFETGKTNLIIGQSGSGKTVMLKSLLGIHTPESGKICFDGRVYSELEADEKRELRTEIGMVFQGSALFDSMTVAENVAFPLKMFTKDDKAKIEERVDFVLKRVNLIDAHKKLPSEISGGMQKRVAIARAIVNNPKYLFCDEPNSGLDPNTAILIDNLIKEITEEYNITTVINTHDMNSVMEIGERILFLKNGLKAWEGTKEEIFRTDNEAVVAFVYSSNLFKKVREAYLKE
- a CDS encoding ABC transporter permease, with amino-acid sequence MMLIRYITQIGRYFLMLKEIFNKQTKWSVMKKLIFKEIDDLIIDSLGIVAFISFFVGGVVAIQTALNLTNPLIPKYLIGFATRQSVILEFAPTFISVIMAGKMGSFITSSIGTMRVTEQIDALEVMGVNSLNYLVFPKIIALLLYPFVIGISMFLGVFGGWMAGVYGGFTTSAEFINGAQIDFVPFHIVYAFMKTLIFAMLLATIPAFHGYYMKGGALEVGKASTVSFVWTSVSIILFNYILTQLLLGS
- a CDS encoding glycosyltransferase family 2 protein — encoded protein: MDYYIVIPAHNEEAFITLTLESLISQTLLPKKVVIVNDNSTDKTEEIVLAYAKEYPFITLVNKKSSAIHLPGSKVIQAFNTGLESLDDQYDIMMKADADLIFPTNYFETIINHFKSDSTIGMVGGFCYIEKKGEWVLENLTDKDHIRGALKAYRKATFKQIGGLKAQMGWDTVDELLCKFYNWKVITDASLHVKHLKPTGANYNKTARYKQGEAFYTLGYGFFITAIASAKLAMMKKRPLLFIDYIKGFWKAKTAKTPLLVTSEQAKFIRTYRLKKMKEKLFK
- a CDS encoding class I SAM-dependent methyltransferase, whose protein sequence is MYEKTFPNKRFKHTLEFLNKHISTSETILDLGVENPFSKIMKADGYSVKNTTGEDLDLDQSVFSKEKQDVVTAFEIFEHLLNPYTILSEIKSDKLLISIPLRLWFSPAYRSKTDMWDRHYHEFEDWQLDWLLEKTGWKIIDKVKFTHPVKKIGFRPFLRLITPRYYIVYAERAK
- a CDS encoding 3-oxoacyl-ACP synthase III family protein; protein product: MKIQITGIGSYIPEKKVSNTDFSNHVFLNEDGSAFGYPNDIVINKFKGITGIDERRYADDHFTSSDMAFFASQKAIESAGIDPETIDYIIFAHNFGDVKCGTNQSDMVPSLATRVKNKLQIKNPKCVAYDILFGCPGWIEGVLQANAYIKSGMAKRCLVIGSETLSRVVDAHDRDSMIYSDGAGASIVEASDNETGMLSYESATYAMDEANYLFFGKSYNPDLDPDTRYIKMHGRKIYEFALNTVPAAMKSCLEKSGIEIDDVKKILIHQANEKMDEAIIHRFYKQYGKTPPVGIMPMSIHELGNSSVATVPTLFDLMVRGQIKDQELNKGDVLIFASVGAGMNVNAFVYRY